CAGCGCGGCGTGGAGGCCCTCAAAGCGGACGTGCTCCCGGAATTCCCCGGCGGCCAGGCCAACCTGGAACGCTGGCTCACCTCCAACCTGAACGTTCCCTACATCCGCCTGCGGGAAGATACGGTCGTCACCGTGTATGTGGACTTCACCGTAGACGAGAATGGTAACGTGGCGGACACCAGGATCCGGTATCCGGGCTTCCGGCAGCTGGACAAAGAAGTGCTGAGCATGTTCCACCGGATGCCCAGATGGAAACCCGGCTTCCTGAACTACAAACCCGTTCCCCTCAATCTCACGATCCCCATAAAAGTAGCCCTGGCCAACAGCATGCGCAAGCCCCTGGATGTTCCGGCCCCGGAACTCAGCAGGCTCCCCCGCTACCACGGCGGCGGTAAAGCCCTGGCCTATTTTATCCGGAGAAACCTCCAATATCCCCCTGAAGCCAGATCCGCCGGCATCGGCGGTGCGGTGATCGTGGAATTCCTGATCATGTCCAACGGCAGGGTAGACAATGCTGCTACCATTGGCAGCGCTATCGGATACGGACTGGAAGAAGAGGCCATCAGGATCGTGGAAAAAATGCCCAAATGGATACCGGCGCAGCTGGATGGTAAACCTGTCACGGCCAGGCACCAGTTGGTGATCTCGTTTGAAACACCGAAAGCAGCGAAACAATGACGCCATGACTGCCGGAAAAAATAAACGGGCCTCACCCGTCCGAAGACGTGCAAAACCCGTTCTATCATCGTTTGCGTAGGAAACTAACTAATTACCTTCTGCCCTCTTCCCGGATGATCTGCTTCGCTTTTGCCGTGGGCAGATAGATCTGGAAACCGACATTCAACCCTACGCGGTGCGCCGTGGTGGAACTGCCGAAACCTACCGTAAGGTCATACTTCAACAGCGCTTCCAGCCCCACATTGGGCGTAATGAAATAAGCGATACCGGGGCCGAAACCAATGCCCAGGCCGTTGGTATTGGTACTTACATCTCCAGACTTGGTATTCACACCGTTGATGCCAGCACTGGCTTCCAGGAACCAGCGGGCCCGTTTAGATACCTCAATGCTTTTATCCTTGATAAAATAACGACCGAAGGCGCCAATGCCGTAACTGATATCAGTCCGGTCATTCCCGGTGCCAAGTCCGAGATTCACCTCCCCGCCTATCGCCAGATCGTCTTTGATGAACCAGCCCAGCTTGGGCGTGAGGTTAAGGTTAAACCTGCTGCCTCCATCCTGAAAGGTGCCCCCGATATTACCAAGGTTCGCCCCTACCATCATATTTCCTTTCTCGGTCTGCGCATAAGATGTGGTGGAAAACAGCATTGCTGTCACAACAAGGGTTAAGTAGCCAATTTTTCTCATATGATTTGTTTTGATGTTACTGCTCCGGACATTCACAGGTAAGGAGGGGTAAACAGGAAGCGACTGATTATGAATACAATAAACATACCAACTAACATCCGGTTCAAAAAAAAGTTGCATGCATCGCCTGTTTTTTTTTAACATGGCAGCAAATTTGATCCCTATTTAAAAACGCTCCCATGAAACCACTGACCATATCTGCCTGCCTGTTGGCATTTTTATGCATGGCCTTCTCCTGTAAAAAGAATACAAATAATCCTCCTGTTGAGGACCCCGACTGGCCGACGGACAGCGTAAGGATGGTGGTCAGCCAGGGTATTTCACGCCCCTGGGAGATCCTCTGGGGGCCTGATGATCACATCTGGATGACGGAAAGGAACGGCAGGATCAGCCGCGTAGACCCCAAAACGGGCACTGTCAAACCATTGCTGACTGTCCCGGATGTGGTAGCCACGGGCGAAGGCGGACTGCTGGGCATGGTGTTGCATCCGGATTTCGGGCAAACGCCGGATGTGTACATCGTCTACAATTACAACAGCGACAATGGCTACCGCGAGAAAGTGGTGCGGTACCGGTATGCCGACAGTGCGCTGGGCTCCCCTGCGGTGATCATTGACAACATTCCCGCTGCGGGTATCCATAACGGCTCCAGGTTGGTGATCAGTCCGGATAACAAGCTCTTCATCACCACCGGCGATGCCAATACGGCTTCCAATGCACAGCTGCCGGCATCCCTGAGCGGAAAGGTACTGCGGCTGAACCTTGATGGCACTGTTCCGGCTGACAACCCCTATCCCGGCAGTCCCGTCTGGAGCATAGGCCACCGCAACCCCCAGGGGCTGGTGTATGTGAACGGCACACTGTATGCCTCCGAGCATGGCGCGGGGGTGGAAGATGAGGTGAACATCATCGAAAAACAGCGCAACTACGGATGGCCGACCGTGGAAGGGCCCTGCAATGGCGGAGAGACGGTGTTCTGCACGGCCAATAACATAAAAGAGCCGATCTGGTCTACCGGCAACGGGACCTTTGCCTTATGCGGGCTGGACTTCTACAATAACGACCGTATTCCGCAGTGGAAAAACTCTCTCCTGCTGCTGAGCCTGAAAAATACCACCTTGTACCAGCTGAAGCTCAGTACAGACGGTCAAACCGTTGCCAGCACAAAGAACTACTTCACCGGCGCCTTCGGCCGGCTGCGGGACCTTTGTGTTTCCCCGGCAGGCAGGGTGTACATTTGCACGGATGAGAATAATGCGAAGATCATCGAGATCAGCAAGCCGGAATGATGGTTACGGGCTGCAGCGGCATGCTATAGCTATTATTTGTCCCCGGCCCTGATCGCCCCGGCTTTCAGCGGCCGCCAGGCACATTCATGCAGCAACATGCGGTCGCCGGCAGTATCTATGGAGGCGGATACCCAGCCGATGTATTCCTGATCCCCTTCCCTGAACTGAACGCCCAGGTATTTCCTGTCCGCAGCCACCCAGGCGCCCCGCCAGGTGGTGTCCGCGGGGTTGGCGGCGGGAAGCAGCAGCTCGCACATGAAATTGGCGTAGCTGTTCCACTGCCGCGGATAATCCGGAACGAGGGGCAGCATCCCGCCTTTATCCAGTTTCACCACGGAATCTTCCCCAGCCAGGATCTTGGCGGAAACCAGGGAAACAGCGTAAAATCGTGCATGGGTGCCTTCAGTGTCGTTAACGAGCCCGACGGTAAAGTACACTTCATCTTCGCCTTCTTCATTGATATCAAGACTAAAAGGTTTGAGGTACTTCACTTCCGCTTCTCCAAGGGAGCGGTGCTGGAAAGGGGGCTGATCTGGTTCTTTGGTGGACTTGCGGCAGGCGGCTACCAATAGCAGGCTGCCGAATAAAAGGGGCATAGATCTGTAAAAATGCATGGTTGAGGTATTTGAGGTTTGGGATTAAACGGGAAAACAACCGTAAAAGTTACACGATAAAAAAAGCCCCCCGGAATCCGGAGGGCCTTTCTATTCTATCTATCAACTTGTGCTAATCAGGCATTCACTTTACCTTTTACCTTTGCCACCACTTCTTCAGCGATGTTGTTCGGTGCAGGGCTGTAGTGAGAGAACTCCATGATGGAGGTAGCGCGGCCGGAAGACAGTGAACGCAGCTGCGTTACGTAACCGAACATTTCGCTCAGGGGCACTTTGGCTTTGATCACCTGTGCGCCATTGCGGGACTCCATACCTTCCAGCATACCACGGCGGCGGTTAAGGTCACCCGTCACATCACCCATGTACTGGTCGGGTGTGGTCACTTCCACTTTCATGATAGGTTCGAGCAGTACGGGTTTCGCTTTTCTGCCGGCTTCACGGAAGGCTT
This genomic stretch from Chitinophaga sp. XS-30 harbors:
- a CDS encoding outer membrane beta-barrel protein, yielding MRKIGYLTLVVTAMLFSTTSYAQTEKGNMMVGANLGNIGGTFQDGGSRFNLNLTPKLGWFIKDDLAIGGEVNLGLGTGNDRTDISYGIGAFGRYFIKDKSIEVSKRARWFLEASAGINGVNTKSGDVSTNTNGLGIGFGPGIAYFITPNVGLEALLKYDLTVGFGSSTTAHRVGLNVGFQIYLPTAKAKQIIREEGRR
- a CDS encoding energy transducer TonB, with protein sequence MRFLPALILLFLGFPVFAQDSTERPLTPAEMEEEFQRGVEALKADVLPEFPGGQANLERWLTSNLNVPYIRLREDTVVTVYVDFTVDENGNVADTRIRYPGFRQLDKEVLSMFHRMPRWKPGFLNYKPVPLNLTIPIKVALANSMRKPLDVPAPELSRLPRYHGGGKALAYFIRRNLQYPPEARSAGIGGAVIVEFLIMSNGRVDNAATIGSAIGYGLEEEAIRIVEKMPKWIPAQLDGKPVTARHQLVISFETPKAAKQ
- a CDS encoding sorbosone dehydrogenase family protein; translated protein: MKPLTISACLLAFLCMAFSCKKNTNNPPVEDPDWPTDSVRMVVSQGISRPWEILWGPDDHIWMTERNGRISRVDPKTGTVKPLLTVPDVVATGEGGLLGMVLHPDFGQTPDVYIVYNYNSDNGYREKVVRYRYADSALGSPAVIIDNIPAAGIHNGSRLVISPDNKLFITTGDANTASNAQLPASLSGKVLRLNLDGTVPADNPYPGSPVWSIGHRNPQGLVYVNGTLYASEHGAGVEDEVNIIEKQRNYGWPTVEGPCNGGETVFCTANNIKEPIWSTGNGTFALCGLDFYNNDRIPQWKNSLLLLSLKNTTLYQLKLSTDGQTVASTKNYFTGAFGRLRDLCVSPAGRVYICTDENNAKIIEISKPE